A window of Rhododendron vialii isolate Sample 1 chromosome 11a, ASM3025357v1 genomic DNA:
TAACTTAAACGACATTCGATGtttgtagggtgtttgatccaaatatcctatttttgtgtatatatgtatatatccctAAAGAATGGCGTTGAAAAGAATTAGGAAGTCGAAGCATTTTTGTGCCAAAATTGAAAGCTAAAGGACCAAAAGTAATTTTCTgtcaaagtcgaagggatataaaaaGGATTTTCTCCTATTTTTAACTCAAGTTAATAAGGCGGGCATGGTTCACTTCATGTCTGTGATTTTAATTTCCTTGGTCAATCTGGGGGCGCGTGACACAAATGAAAAGGCATAATTGCCATATCAAAAGTAACGTCAATTTACCTAATAAAATAAGTTTAAGGTCACAGCTTAGTTGTTGGTTACAATAAAACAGTAATAAAGCTTTATAAAATTATTCAACTGTCGGTTACACAATATATGACAAATTTTTCCTGTCAATTATGTAATATATGACTTATTTCTTCTATCGATCCAATTACAGGTAGTAAAACACAGTATGCTTTGTTGTCCCATGATTAAACAGACAGTTATGCATCATTATACCAGCCGTTATGCATGTTTGTTCTGTCGATAAACCTTTCACAATAGATATTAGTAAGGATTCAGTGTGGGGTTAGAAGATTTTTTCACTCAGAGAGCTATCTTAAAGAACATTCATAATCCCCTTCGGAAAATTGCCCCCTTGCTTGGTAGCTTGGATTCAACGTACAATAAGTTAATTGATTTCCAAGTAGAGAACTTGTTGCGACTTCTGCAATTACctgtaattaattttattacgATAGATTTTCAAACtaagaaaaaagtaaaagaacTGTACCCTAATTTTTTACAACAGACGAGTTACATACGTTTAAAAGCCCATATGCCAATCACGATTTTCAAGGAATTATTTACTTAGGTTAACTATTTTTAACTCAACTAAATAACAGAGAAATTATTTGCTCCATATCTGTCATTTTGCTTCTCTTTGTCAATTGGCAGACACGTGCCATAAATAAAGGCGCATAATAGGAAAATCAAGGGTAACTTCGATTTACCCGATTAAAATAAGTTTAAGATGACAACTTAGTTAGTTACAATAAAACTGTAGTAATAAAACTTTATAAAATAAGTTACCTCCGAATTACCCAGTGTATGACAAGTTTATCTCTATTGATTATGTAATCTATAACTTGTTTCTTTTGTCGATCCAGTTACAGGTGGTAAAACAAAGTTCATTTGGTTGTGCCATAATCAAACTGGCAGTTATGCATCATTATAGCAACAGTTATGTATGTTTCGTCTGTCGATCAACTTTTCAGAATTGATTTTTCCAAAGATGTTATGCAATCAAAAGTTAGTGATATtattaattctattttttttaaaaactaccCAAATGAGGTCTCAAAGTAGTTTACGTTTTTACAGCCTTAGCTTGTGgaacatttgttttctcaagGATTCAGTGTGCGCTTagaaaatttttaaattcaGAAAGCTGCATTAGACGACATTCATGATCGCCTTCAAGAAATTGCCCTCTTGCTTGGTAGCTTGCATTCAACATACAATTAGTTAATTGACCTCCAAGTAGAGAAACACTTATGGCTTCTGTAGTTACCTGTTGTTAATTTTATTTCAAGGGTTATTCAACAAATTGGGTTCTCGAGGCTTAAGCTTTTGAGTACGAGAAAATTTAACACAACGGCATTAGTTAACGATATGGATGATCCCTTCCATAACAGGTATCCTATACATCCCGATCGACTATCCGCCACAGAAATTGTGATTGGCTAGAGGATACCTGTTTCATGAACTGGACCCGTATCAAGATATGACTCAATCCTATCTCTGTGAGATAAGTTATTGTCCATTCATCCAAAGAGTTAGCAATACTAGGTACTTTATTCAATAATTGAATAGCGATTCTTCGCGATGTTGTTATCTACTACAATGGCACGATGAGGAATATCTGGAATAACTATCATACAATTGAAGTAATGGACTAAAATTATGTTTGCTGGTCGTGAgattcttttaatattttggaCTTAAAAGCGCCCAAATGAAGTCTTGAAGTTCTTTAACGTTTTACAAGCTTTGCTCATGAAAGAAATTTTCCCTCAAGAATTCTGCGTgggattaaaaaatcttttcgtTCCGAAGGGTGGCTTAAAGGACATTCATAATCACCATCAGCAAATTGCCACCTTGCTTAGTAGCTTCCATTCGACATACAGTGAGTTAATTGACAGGCAAGTAGAGAAGCACTCAAGACTCCTGACATTACCTGTTGCTAATTTCATTCTATAAATGGATTATTCTGAATCAGCAATGATAACAATAGGTAACCATTGATAGTTCATGTCGAACAGCTTGGAAAAGACAAGGGTTTGAATTTACTCAAAAGGTATGTCTCTTCCCTTTCAGAGTCAAGAACTCTCTAATTTACATACACAATGGGAATATTGCATGCAAAATATATGCTGAAATGGTCGATGATATAAATCATCCATATAGTTAGCATAATTCTGCTTCCCAATAGTTTCTTTTAATTAATCATACCATATCAAATTTACGCTACATTAGCAGAACAATCTTGTTTCGCATTATGCTTTTAGTTGACAAACATTTGCTTCCCTCGACAATAACTACATATTTCCAGTAAATGAAATCTTCTCACTATTGTAACCGCGTTCCTAGACATTATAATGTCACACCGGCGCGCGTAGCGCGTCGGCAAAGCACTAGTTATACTAAATAATCTACGAGAATTTGTGtatgcatttttttgttaatagagCTAGTAAAATTATGATAAGTTTTGAACACCCTACTATAAATTTCTGAAACCGTCACTAGTATTTCTACATAAGAACATGCCTTTAGGAGGGGGAGTGACTCGGCTGGTGATACCCGTGGGCTGAGCAGCAAACAAGACCCGAACACGTAGGACATGCATCcttaaaaacaattaaatcaAACACCAAAGCAATAGATTACTAAGCAACCAACAATCTTTTTATTACAAACAACTTCAGCCAAAAAGGTTAAGTTAAAAGCATGAGGCACAACCATCCCATAAACCAAACAATACCGATTAACCAACAATATTGAAAAGAGTTAAAATATCTAACCAAATGTTTTAATGTGGAagcaataaataaatagaaaaatccAATTAGGATGaaacaccctaaggaggtcaaacaCAAGAAATCCTCGCGCGAGATACCCGCCAAAGTCCTTATCTAACTCCCTGACTtacctgaaaaagaagttggataAAAATTTGTCATTTGAAAGCTCAACAAATGAAAGGcatgtattttaataaagttTTACATCAATGAGTAGAATAAATTACCGTGTTATCATAATTCGCTGAAGAGGTGGCTAGTGGCAGAAGTTCACCTAGGAAGCATTTTTTGGATACCTGAAAAGTTGCACGTacccagaaaaagaaaaggaatatgCCATGAAACTATGTATAAAACTCGATCCCATATTATCCGGGAAAAAATTATGCCACCTTTTAGAAATCATCTTTTACCCTAGAAAGTAAAGGAAATCAACAAGGGAAGAGAAATATTTTGCAGTGTCCTTGATACGAGAATTACGTAAACTGAAACTTAGATATATAACAGCTCTATACAACCATATCCCCGAGTCCAAGTAATATAGGTGGGGGTCGGAGGAGGGACTGATCGGTCCTACTTCGAGTCCAACTTGAGGAGATTTGATTCGTTGTGAATTCTTTAATTCAGAATGAAAGAGTTTTGTTTGGAAAACTTGGTATGAAACAAGTTGAACCACCTTTTTTTCGAGTTTTCACAAATAGAATCATCAAAAACAAGTTTTGAAATCCGACAAGTTCCTGAAAGACCTTCCCAAAAACTACTTTTGAAACAGAAACAATGTAGTGACATTTTGAAGATGAAACATTACCTCGGGTTACGTAATTTCTGAAGCCATTCTTTGTTCTCGTTATTCTGATCAAACTGCGATTTTCCCCACCACTCCGGGTCTGCATCAATGCATTTCAGAATTTTCGCATTATCTTTGTTGAAAGGTAATTTCAGTAAACCTGGACACTCGAATATCTCCACCACCTCCAAGGATGGCCAGTTCAACGTCTCACTGGCACAAATGCTTTCAAGTTTTCCCATGTCAAGGAGAATCATTTTCTCCAATTTCGGCAGCAGAATTCCACCAGCTCCAGATGTTGGAATTATTTCTACAATTCCATCGcacttttcaattttcaagcaCTGGATTTCACAAAGTTGTTGGATAGAGCCTGGAGGAAAAACTGTGACCAAACTTCGACAGCCGGTCAGTTCTAGAGTCGTTAATTTTGTTAGGCTTCCAGGTTGGAGTGGGCCCCTCAAAATGCTTTCCAGCATTGGTAGATTCTTTATGAACAAGTGCTCTAAGCTTGGTAGTACTACTCTGCCTGAGGTACCCACGATGGTTTCAATTGCATCACAACCTTCAATTAGACAACTTTGGATACCGTTCATGCTTTCGAGTTCTTCATCCGATAGCTGCTTGATGTTTTTGTTGTCGACTAATTCAAAAGCAGAAGCTTCGGCAAGGACCTCGAGAATCGATAAGTTTCTACCTTCAACTTCACTATACTTCACATACTTCTCAAACTCGTCAAAGTTGGGGAGTTGAGGCTGTTCCGACCTTTTGCAACCAATGTAGAACTCAAAGTTTTCAATGTCTTGGACTTTACTCCATGAACTCCGTTCAATGAAACTGAAAAGGGTCGTGGCGTCAGGAACACGGATACGGAGATTTTGATTTTGAGACCCAACAACCTCAACAACATTTACAACCTCATCGGGAAAGCGAAACTTCAGAGACTTAAACTCTTTCAACTTAGCCACTTCTTTCATGATATCCTCTTCGACATTATCAGACCAAATTTCAGGTGATTTCACATTAATGACCAATTCTTCCAATATAGAAAGCTTTGAAATGACCTCGTAGTTGAAATTTACCTCTTGGGTAGCATTTTCATTTTGAGACGCTGAAAAGGATACCCGTAGTCGCCTTAACTTGGTCAAGTTCTCAATTTGAGGCGGTATATTATTGATTCCACTCCCCGCAATATCGAGTGCTTCAAGATGTTTAAGTGCAGCTACAATGTGAGAAGGAAGCTCGGCCAAGTTTGTGCAGTCATTTAGATATAGAACTTTCAGGCCTTCCAAAACTTCAAGTGATGAAGGTAACCCCTTGATTCCTGTATGAGATACATCTAAAACTCGAAGTTCTTTCATGTTCTCAAAGAAAGTCGGCGGGATTTCCTCCAGGCTCGAATTTTTCTGTAGGAAGAGTGTGGAAAGTTTATTGCAATCGGGGGAAGCCGGTAATTCCTTCAATTTATTGTCACCAAAGGAGATTCTATTCTTCTCCTTCCAAAATTCCACTTTTGGGAGCTCTTTTAATCCTTTGCTCGTTTCCACCATGTATTTACAATCA
This region includes:
- the LOC131306371 gene encoding probable disease resistance protein At1g61300, with product MADPVAITSAGVALASAVGTLAQAWYQRKAFWDPQKEKDDLSGNVEEIIVDLNEASRKLGCIRMDFDNEVRRNNMKAPSQMYLEWVCSVVEIGLKVEEKIAEYDKQNKEEAFFRSSTYIDFREAFKKMYKKVKSLGEESNQLQYKMFVDLLPKHVVDKEGPDNNFVACERQIEEILNLLGSSKAKKIGILGTVGIGKTTMLKYLHYHEKVTETFEMVIWLDVSTEGSKKNLTREHLLQAIARRLKLDIGGSSNADEVAERISMELQGKKFLLLLDDVKECLDLSKIGIPESNNGSKIILTTRLRRVCESAMVEQIVKMTYLLLDEAWKMFQDVLKGSGVLEDPEIKKIARRVCKECSGLPLLIQKVASTFKFKHNRTAWSEGLNNWRKWPEKDREGIKEVYNLLKFCYDDLDDEQRQKCFLYGALYPEGHEINADYLLECWAAENLVGGDDSITTESLNYGHHVLSYLKEVSLLEKGKIENEVTMHKFIRHLALYIAEDVPDCKYMVETSKGLKELPKVEFWKEKNRISFGDNKLKELPASPDCNKLSTLFLQKNSSLEEIPPTFFENMKELRVLDVSHTGIKGLPSSLEVLEGLKVLYLNDCTNLAELPSHIVAALKHLEALDIAGSGINNIPPQIENLTKLRRLRVSFSASQNENATQEVNFNYEVISKLSILEELVINVKSPEIWSDNVEEDIMKEVAKLKEFKSLKFRFPDEVVNVVEVVGSQNQNLRIRVPDATTLFSFIERSSWSKVQDIENFEFYIGCKRSEQPQLPNFDEFEKYVKYSEVEGRNLSILEVLAEASAFELVDNKNIKQLSDEELESMNGIQSCLIEGCDAIETIVGTSGRVVLPSLEHLFIKNLPMLESILRGPLQPGSLTKLTTLELTGCRSLVTVFPPGSIQQLCEIQCLKIEKCDGIVEIIPTSGAGGILLPKLEKMILLDMGKLESICASETLNWPSLEVVEIFECPGLLKLPFNKDNAKILKCIDADPEWWGKSQFDQNNENKEWLQKLRNPRYPKNAS